A genomic window from Equus asinus isolate D_3611 breed Donkey chromosome 25, EquAss-T2T_v2, whole genome shotgun sequence includes:
- the LAMB3 gene encoding laminin subunit beta-3 isoform X1 has product MGVPAARFLRPALQWATPSQGVSRGEAIVLNLGARRGDPHIQGELSERQSGERTAAAQSKVRSSLGITPLAEDEATPSPVFWLHPSTSVISVLPSLVCAQQACSRGACYPPVGDLLIGRTRFLRASSTCGLTKPETYCTQYGEWQMKCCKCDSRLPHNYNSHSVENVASSSGPMRWWQSKNDVSPVSLQLDLDKRFQLQDIVMDFKAPMPAGMLIERSSDFGKTWRVYQYLAADCTSAFPRVRQGQPQSWQDVRCQSLPQRPNGHLEGGKVQLHLMDLASGIPATQSQKIQELGEITNLRVNFTRLAPLPQRGYHPPSAYYAVSQLRLQGSCLCHGHADRCAPRPGAPAGPSTTVQVHEVCVCQHNTAGPNCERCAPFYNNRPWRPADDQDPHECQRCDCNGHSETCHFDPAVFAASQGAHGGVCDNCRDHTEGKNCERCQLHYFRNRRPGAPIQETCIPCECDPDGAVPGAPCDPLTGQCVCKEHVQGERCDLCKPGFTGLTYANPQGCHRCDCSVLGSRRDMPCDEESGRCLCLPHVVGPKCDQCAPHHWKLASGRGCEPCACDPRNSLSPQCNQLTGQCPCREGFGGLTCSAAAIRQCPDRTYGDAAAGCRACDCDFRGTEGPGCDKASGRCLCRPGLTGPRCDQCQRGYCDRYPVCVACHPCFQSYDADLREQAWRLSGLRNTTASLWAGPGLEDRGLASRIQDAKSKIEQIQAILGSTVFPEQEVAWVANAILSLRRSLQGLQLDLPLEEGTLSLSGDLEGLDKSFNRLLIMYQHKREQFEELHGADPSGAFRMLTAAYQRSSQAAQQVSESSRLLQQLRDSWREAEGLEQQIGAGGGASGPQLSALRLEMASLPDLTPTINKLCGGSRQTACTPGECPGELCPRDNGTTCGSHCRGTLPRAGGAFWTAGQVAKQLQGFNAQLQQTRQMIRAAEEAASQVQSDAQRLETQVSTSRSQMEEDVQRTRLLIQQVRDFLSDPDTDAATIQEVSEAVLALWLPTDSVTVLQKMNEIQAIAARLPNVDLVLSQTKQDIARARRLQAEAEQARSRAHAVEGQVEDVVGNLRHGTVALQEAQDTMQGTSRSLRLIQDRVTEVQQVLGPAERLVTGMMEQLGDFGARMETLRRLARQQRAQAAQAQQLAEDASERALSAQEGFDRIKQKYAELKDRLGRSPMLGEQGSRILSIKMEAEELFGETMEMMDRMKDMESELQRGSQAIMLRSADLTGLEKRVEQIRDYINGRVLYYATCK; this is encoded by the exons ATGGGCGTGCCGGCTGCCAGATTCCTGAGACCCGCCCTGCAGTGGGCTACGCCCAGCCAGGGAGTCTCCAGAGGTGAGGCCATTGTTTTAAACCTGGGAGCCAGGAGAGGAGACCCCCACATTCAAGGGGAGCTCTCGGAGAGACAGTCTGGAGAAAGAACAGCGGCAGCACAGAGCAAG GTGAGGTCCTCTCTGGGGATCACCCCACTGGCTGAAGATGAGGCTACTCCTTCTCCTGTGTTTTG GCTGCACCCCAGCACCTCTGTGATTTCAGTCTTGCCCAGCCTCGTGTGTGCCCAGCAAGCCTGCTCCCGTGGGGCCTGCTATCCACCTGTTGGGGACCTACTCATTGGGAGGACCCGGTTTCTCCGAGCTTCATCCACCTGTGGACTGACCAAGCCTGAGACCTACTGCACCCAGTATGGCGAG TGGCAGATGAAATGCTGCAAGTGTGACTCCAGGTTGCCTCACAATTACAACAGTCACAGTGTGGAGAATGTGGCTTCGTCCTCAGGCCCCATGCGCTGGTGGCAGTCAAAGAATG ATGTGAGCCCTGTCTCTCTGCAGCTGGACCTGGACAAGAGATTCCAGCTTCAAGACATCGTGATGGATTTTAAG GCGCCCATGCCCGCTGGGATGCTGATCGAACGCTCCTCGGACTTCGGCAAGACCTGGCGGGTGTACCAGTACCTGGCTGCCGACTGCACCTCTGCCTTCCCCCGAGTCCGCCAGGGCCAGCCTCAGAGCTGGCAGGATGTTCGGTGCCAGTCCCTGCCCCAGAGGCCTAACGGGCACCTAGAAGGGGGGAAG GTCCAGCTTCACCTCATGGATTTAGCCTCTGGGATTCCAGCCACTCAAAGTCAAAAAATTCAAG AGCTGGGGGAGATCACAAACTTGAGAGTCAActtcaccaggctggcccctttgccCCAGAGGGGCTACCATCCCCCAAGCGCCTACTACGCAGTGTCCCAGCTGCGTCTGCAGGGGAGCTGCCTCTGTCACGGCCACGCTGACCGCTGCGCCCCCAGGCCCGGAGCGCCTGCCGGCCCCTCCACCACTGTGCAG GTCCATGAGGTCTGCGTCTGCCAGCACAACACCGCCGGCCCCAATTGTGAACGCTGTGCGCCCTTCTACAACAATCGGCCCTGGAGACCTGCGGATGACCAGGACCCCCATGAATGCCAAA GGTGCGACTGCAATGGGCACTCGGAGACGTGTCACTTCGACCCAGCTGTGTTTGCCGCCAGCCAGGGGGCACACGGAGGGGTATGTGACAACTGCCGCGACCACACTGAGGGCAAGAACTGTGAGCGATGTCAGCTTCACTATTTCCGAAACCGGCGTCCTGGTGCTCCCATTCAGGAGACCTGCATCC CCTGCGAGTGTGATCCTGATGGGGCAGTGCCGGGGGCTCCCTGTGACCCACTGACCGGGCAGTGCGTGTGCAAGGAGCATGTGCAGGGGGAGCGCTGTGACCTGTGCAAGCCAGGATTTACAGGACTCACCTACGCCAACCCGCAGGGCTGCCACC GCTGTGACTGCAGTGTCCTGGGGTCCCGGCGAGACATGCCATGTGACGAGGAGAGTGGGCGCTGCCTGTGTCTGCCCCACGTGGTGGGCCCCAAATGTGACCAGTGTGCTCCCCACCACTGGAAGCTGGCCAGTGGTCGGGGCTGTGAACCGTGTGCCTGCGACCCCCGCAACTCCCTCAGCCCCCAGTGCAACCAG TTAACAGGGCAGTGCCCCTGTCGGGAAGGGTTTGGTGGCCTGACCTGCAGTGCTGCAGCCATCCGCCAGTGTCCTGACAGGACCTATGGAGATGCAGCCGCGGGATGCCGAG CCTGTGACTGTGACTTCCGGGGAACTGAAGGCCCAGGCTGTGACAAGGCCTCAGGCCGCTGCCTCTGCCGCCCTGGCTTGACTGGGCCCCGCTGCGACCAGTGCCAGCGAGGCTACTGTGACCGCTACCCGGTGTGCGTGGCCTGCCACCCTTGCTTCCAGAGCTATGACGCGGACCTCCGGGAACAGGCCTGGCGCCTCAGTGGCCTCCGAAACACCACCGCCAGCCTGTGGGCTGGGCCCGGCTTGGAGGACCGCGGTCTGGCCTCTCGGATCCAGGATGCGAAGAGCAAGATTGAGCAGATCCAAGCAATTCTTGGCAGCACCGTGTTCCCAGAGCAGGAGGTGGCCTGGGTGGCCAATGCCATCCTCTCCCTCAG GCGGAGTCTCCAGGGCCTGCAGCTGGATCTGCCCCTAGAGGAGGGGACCTTGTCCCTTTCGGGAGACCTGGAGGGTCTGGACAAAAGCTTCAATCGCCTCCTCATTATGTATCAGCACAAGAGGGAGCAGTTTGAAGAACTACATGGTGCCGATCCTTCAG GAGCCTTCCGGATGCTGACTGCAGCCTACCAGCGGTCATCCCAGGCCGCTCAGCAGGTCTCCGAAAGCTCCCGCCTGCTGCAACAGCTCAGGGACagctggagagaggcagaggggctggagcagcagatcggagcaggaggaggggccagTGGCCCCCAGCTCTCGGCTCTGAGGCTGGAGATGGCTTCCTTGCCTGATCTGACACCCACTATCAACAAG ctcTGTGGGGGCTCCAGGCAGACGGCCTGCACTCCAGGAGAATGCCCTGGAGAACTGTGTCCCCGAGATAATGGCACAACCTGTGGCTCCCACTGCAGAGGCACTCTCCCCAGGGCGGGTGGGGCCTTCTGGACGGCGGGGCAGGTGGCCAAGCAGCTGCAGGGCTTCAATGCCCAGCTCCAGCAGACCAGGCAGATG ATCAGGGCAGCCGAGGAAGCTGCGTCGCAGGTGCAATCAGATGCTCAGCGCCTGGAGACCCAGGTGAGCACCAGCCGCTCCCAGATGGAGGAAGACGTCCAACGCACGCGGCTCCTCATCCAGCAGGTCCGGGACTTCCTCTCAG ACCCTGACACTGACGCAGCCACCATCCAGGAGGTCAGCGAGGccgtgctggccctgtggctgcccACAGACTCTGTCACAGTCCTGCAGAAGATGAATGAGATCCAGGCCATTGCAGCCAGGCTCCCCAACGTGGACCTGGTGCTGTCCCAGACCAAGCAGGACATTGCTCGGGCGCGCAGGCTCCAGGCTGAGGCCGAGCAGGCCAG GAGCCGCGCCCATGCAGTGGAGGGCCAGGTGGAGGACGTGGTAGGGAACCTGCGGCATGGCACGGTGGCTCTGCAGGAAGCTCAGGACACCATGCAAGGCACCAGCCGCTCCCTCCGGCTTATCCAGGACAGGGTTACAGAG GTTCAGCAGGTACTGGGGCCAGCGGAAAGACTGGTGACTGGCATGATGGAGCAGCTGGGTGACTTCGGAGCACGAATGGAGACGCTCCGCCGCCTGGCCAGGCAGCAGCGGGCGCAGGCAGCCCAGGCCCAGCAGCTCGCGGAGGACGCCAGTGAGCGGGCACTGAGTGCCCAGGAG GGATTTGACAGAATAAAGCAAAAGTATGCTGAGCTGAAGGACCGGTTGGGTCGGAGCCCCATGCTGGGAGAGCAGGGCAGCCGGATCCTGAGCAtcaagatggaggcagaggaacTGTTCGGGGAGACCATGGAGATGATGGACAGGATGAAAG ACATGGAGTCAGAGCTGCAGCGGGGGAGCCAGGCCATCATGCTTCGCTCGGCGGACCTGACAGGGCTGGAGAAGCGCGTGGAGCAGATCCGTGACTACATTAACGGGCGTGTGCTCTACTATGCCACTTGCAAGTGA
- the LAMB3 gene encoding laminin subunit beta-3 isoform X2: protein MRLLLLLCFVLPSLVCAQQACSRGACYPPVGDLLIGRTRFLRASSTCGLTKPETYCTQYGEWQMKCCKCDSRLPHNYNSHSVENVASSSGPMRWWQSKNDVSPVSLQLDLDKRFQLQDIVMDFKAPMPAGMLIERSSDFGKTWRVYQYLAADCTSAFPRVRQGQPQSWQDVRCQSLPQRPNGHLEGGKVQLHLMDLASGIPATQSQKIQELGEITNLRVNFTRLAPLPQRGYHPPSAYYAVSQLRLQGSCLCHGHADRCAPRPGAPAGPSTTVQVHEVCVCQHNTAGPNCERCAPFYNNRPWRPADDQDPHECQRCDCNGHSETCHFDPAVFAASQGAHGGVCDNCRDHTEGKNCERCQLHYFRNRRPGAPIQETCIPCECDPDGAVPGAPCDPLTGQCVCKEHVQGERCDLCKPGFTGLTYANPQGCHRCDCSVLGSRRDMPCDEESGRCLCLPHVVGPKCDQCAPHHWKLASGRGCEPCACDPRNSLSPQCNQLTGQCPCREGFGGLTCSAAAIRQCPDRTYGDAAAGCRACDCDFRGTEGPGCDKASGRCLCRPGLTGPRCDQCQRGYCDRYPVCVACHPCFQSYDADLREQAWRLSGLRNTTASLWAGPGLEDRGLASRIQDAKSKIEQIQAILGSTVFPEQEVAWVANAILSLRRSLQGLQLDLPLEEGTLSLSGDLEGLDKSFNRLLIMYQHKREQFEELHGADPSGAFRMLTAAYQRSSQAAQQVSESSRLLQQLRDSWREAEGLEQQIGAGGGASGPQLSALRLEMASLPDLTPTINKLCGGSRQTACTPGECPGELCPRDNGTTCGSHCRGTLPRAGGAFWTAGQVAKQLQGFNAQLQQTRQMIRAAEEAASQVQSDAQRLETQVSTSRSQMEEDVQRTRLLIQQVRDFLSDPDTDAATIQEVSEAVLALWLPTDSVTVLQKMNEIQAIAARLPNVDLVLSQTKQDIARARRLQAEAEQARSRAHAVEGQVEDVVGNLRHGTVALQEAQDTMQGTSRSLRLIQDRVTEVQQVLGPAERLVTGMMEQLGDFGARMETLRRLARQQRAQAAQAQQLAEDASERALSAQEGFDRIKQKYAELKDRLGRSPMLGEQGSRILSIKMEAEELFGETMEMMDRMKDMESELQRGSQAIMLRSADLTGLEKRVEQIRDYINGRVLYYATCK, encoded by the exons ATGAGGCTACTCCTTCTCCTGTGTTTTG TCTTGCCCAGCCTCGTGTGTGCCCAGCAAGCCTGCTCCCGTGGGGCCTGCTATCCACCTGTTGGGGACCTACTCATTGGGAGGACCCGGTTTCTCCGAGCTTCATCCACCTGTGGACTGACCAAGCCTGAGACCTACTGCACCCAGTATGGCGAG TGGCAGATGAAATGCTGCAAGTGTGACTCCAGGTTGCCTCACAATTACAACAGTCACAGTGTGGAGAATGTGGCTTCGTCCTCAGGCCCCATGCGCTGGTGGCAGTCAAAGAATG ATGTGAGCCCTGTCTCTCTGCAGCTGGACCTGGACAAGAGATTCCAGCTTCAAGACATCGTGATGGATTTTAAG GCGCCCATGCCCGCTGGGATGCTGATCGAACGCTCCTCGGACTTCGGCAAGACCTGGCGGGTGTACCAGTACCTGGCTGCCGACTGCACCTCTGCCTTCCCCCGAGTCCGCCAGGGCCAGCCTCAGAGCTGGCAGGATGTTCGGTGCCAGTCCCTGCCCCAGAGGCCTAACGGGCACCTAGAAGGGGGGAAG GTCCAGCTTCACCTCATGGATTTAGCCTCTGGGATTCCAGCCACTCAAAGTCAAAAAATTCAAG AGCTGGGGGAGATCACAAACTTGAGAGTCAActtcaccaggctggcccctttgccCCAGAGGGGCTACCATCCCCCAAGCGCCTACTACGCAGTGTCCCAGCTGCGTCTGCAGGGGAGCTGCCTCTGTCACGGCCACGCTGACCGCTGCGCCCCCAGGCCCGGAGCGCCTGCCGGCCCCTCCACCACTGTGCAG GTCCATGAGGTCTGCGTCTGCCAGCACAACACCGCCGGCCCCAATTGTGAACGCTGTGCGCCCTTCTACAACAATCGGCCCTGGAGACCTGCGGATGACCAGGACCCCCATGAATGCCAAA GGTGCGACTGCAATGGGCACTCGGAGACGTGTCACTTCGACCCAGCTGTGTTTGCCGCCAGCCAGGGGGCACACGGAGGGGTATGTGACAACTGCCGCGACCACACTGAGGGCAAGAACTGTGAGCGATGTCAGCTTCACTATTTCCGAAACCGGCGTCCTGGTGCTCCCATTCAGGAGACCTGCATCC CCTGCGAGTGTGATCCTGATGGGGCAGTGCCGGGGGCTCCCTGTGACCCACTGACCGGGCAGTGCGTGTGCAAGGAGCATGTGCAGGGGGAGCGCTGTGACCTGTGCAAGCCAGGATTTACAGGACTCACCTACGCCAACCCGCAGGGCTGCCACC GCTGTGACTGCAGTGTCCTGGGGTCCCGGCGAGACATGCCATGTGACGAGGAGAGTGGGCGCTGCCTGTGTCTGCCCCACGTGGTGGGCCCCAAATGTGACCAGTGTGCTCCCCACCACTGGAAGCTGGCCAGTGGTCGGGGCTGTGAACCGTGTGCCTGCGACCCCCGCAACTCCCTCAGCCCCCAGTGCAACCAG TTAACAGGGCAGTGCCCCTGTCGGGAAGGGTTTGGTGGCCTGACCTGCAGTGCTGCAGCCATCCGCCAGTGTCCTGACAGGACCTATGGAGATGCAGCCGCGGGATGCCGAG CCTGTGACTGTGACTTCCGGGGAACTGAAGGCCCAGGCTGTGACAAGGCCTCAGGCCGCTGCCTCTGCCGCCCTGGCTTGACTGGGCCCCGCTGCGACCAGTGCCAGCGAGGCTACTGTGACCGCTACCCGGTGTGCGTGGCCTGCCACCCTTGCTTCCAGAGCTATGACGCGGACCTCCGGGAACAGGCCTGGCGCCTCAGTGGCCTCCGAAACACCACCGCCAGCCTGTGGGCTGGGCCCGGCTTGGAGGACCGCGGTCTGGCCTCTCGGATCCAGGATGCGAAGAGCAAGATTGAGCAGATCCAAGCAATTCTTGGCAGCACCGTGTTCCCAGAGCAGGAGGTGGCCTGGGTGGCCAATGCCATCCTCTCCCTCAG GCGGAGTCTCCAGGGCCTGCAGCTGGATCTGCCCCTAGAGGAGGGGACCTTGTCCCTTTCGGGAGACCTGGAGGGTCTGGACAAAAGCTTCAATCGCCTCCTCATTATGTATCAGCACAAGAGGGAGCAGTTTGAAGAACTACATGGTGCCGATCCTTCAG GAGCCTTCCGGATGCTGACTGCAGCCTACCAGCGGTCATCCCAGGCCGCTCAGCAGGTCTCCGAAAGCTCCCGCCTGCTGCAACAGCTCAGGGACagctggagagaggcagaggggctggagcagcagatcggagcaggaggaggggccagTGGCCCCCAGCTCTCGGCTCTGAGGCTGGAGATGGCTTCCTTGCCTGATCTGACACCCACTATCAACAAG ctcTGTGGGGGCTCCAGGCAGACGGCCTGCACTCCAGGAGAATGCCCTGGAGAACTGTGTCCCCGAGATAATGGCACAACCTGTGGCTCCCACTGCAGAGGCACTCTCCCCAGGGCGGGTGGGGCCTTCTGGACGGCGGGGCAGGTGGCCAAGCAGCTGCAGGGCTTCAATGCCCAGCTCCAGCAGACCAGGCAGATG ATCAGGGCAGCCGAGGAAGCTGCGTCGCAGGTGCAATCAGATGCTCAGCGCCTGGAGACCCAGGTGAGCACCAGCCGCTCCCAGATGGAGGAAGACGTCCAACGCACGCGGCTCCTCATCCAGCAGGTCCGGGACTTCCTCTCAG ACCCTGACACTGACGCAGCCACCATCCAGGAGGTCAGCGAGGccgtgctggccctgtggctgcccACAGACTCTGTCACAGTCCTGCAGAAGATGAATGAGATCCAGGCCATTGCAGCCAGGCTCCCCAACGTGGACCTGGTGCTGTCCCAGACCAAGCAGGACATTGCTCGGGCGCGCAGGCTCCAGGCTGAGGCCGAGCAGGCCAG GAGCCGCGCCCATGCAGTGGAGGGCCAGGTGGAGGACGTGGTAGGGAACCTGCGGCATGGCACGGTGGCTCTGCAGGAAGCTCAGGACACCATGCAAGGCACCAGCCGCTCCCTCCGGCTTATCCAGGACAGGGTTACAGAG GTTCAGCAGGTACTGGGGCCAGCGGAAAGACTGGTGACTGGCATGATGGAGCAGCTGGGTGACTTCGGAGCACGAATGGAGACGCTCCGCCGCCTGGCCAGGCAGCAGCGGGCGCAGGCAGCCCAGGCCCAGCAGCTCGCGGAGGACGCCAGTGAGCGGGCACTGAGTGCCCAGGAG GGATTTGACAGAATAAAGCAAAAGTATGCTGAGCTGAAGGACCGGTTGGGTCGGAGCCCCATGCTGGGAGAGCAGGGCAGCCGGATCCTGAGCAtcaagatggaggcagaggaacTGTTCGGGGAGACCATGGAGATGATGGACAGGATGAAAG ACATGGAGTCAGAGCTGCAGCGGGGGAGCCAGGCCATCATGCTTCGCTCGGCGGACCTGACAGGGCTGGAGAAGCGCGTGGAGCAGATCCGTGACTACATTAACGGGCGTGTGCTCTACTATGCCACTTGCAAGTGA